A DNA window from Drosophila pseudoobscura strain MV-25-SWS-2005 chromosome 2, UCI_Dpse_MV25, whole genome shotgun sequence contains the following coding sequences:
- the LOC4800272 gene encoding uncharacterized protein: MFSSVLILVLGTLVSLHGIAVITAADAATSSGTNLGLITIPSQAQVCSCSLSLSCSCCQSVVVNAVNTTKTLCLTFKISVLSGSVDVGVTMDGNSMTKFTISTASPPTFCLPVLSLVTPLDMCLKLNIKMAGLSGIQACPTFYSSYDSSNVVSYDFPCIQLGLDGVSLV; this comes from the exons ATGTTTAGTTCAGTTCTGATCTTGGTCCTGGGAACCCTTGTCAGCCTTCACGGTATAGCAGTCATCACAGCGGCGGATGCCGCTACCTCCAGTGGAACAAATCTGGGATTGATCACCATACCGTCGCAGGCGCAAGTATGCTCGTGCTCGCTGTCATTGTCCTGCAGCTGTTGCCAAAGCGTTGTAGTGAACGCTGTCAATACAACCAAGACTC TGTGCCTGACATTCAAGATTAGCGTACTAAGTGGGTCAGTAGATGTAGGTGTCACCATGGATGGAAATTCGATGACAAAGTTCACCATCAGCACTGCGTCACCACCCACATTCTGCCTGCCAGTGCTCTCGTTAGTAACGCCTCTGGACATGTGCCTCAAGCTGAACATAAAGATGGCTGGGCTGTCTGGAATCCAGGCTTGCCCGACATTCTATTCCAGCTATGATAGCAGCAACGTTGTCAGCTATGATTTTCCGTGCATTCAGCTGGGCTTGGATGGAGTAAGCCTGGTGTGA